The Caenorhabditis elegans chromosome II genome has a segment encoding these proteins:
- the F54B3.4 gene encoding Neuropeptide-Like Protein (Partially confirmed by transcript evidence) has product MRLPRIVFCLFYIFTQGLSIPLSQFLRLAASENYYNDPSIAALPSAQNRLYEKVYAPPATEKYDRFIRNGLFDFRPLIRHPYEYRLQ; this is encoded by the exons ATGCGATTGCctagaattgttttttgtttattctACATTTTCACGCAAG GTCTCTCAATTCCACTAAGCCAATTCTTACGTTTGGCAGCATCAGAAAACTATTACAATGATCCTTCGATTGCAGCACTTCCTAGTGCACAG aaccgACTCTACGAAAAAGTGTATGCACCACCGGCAACTGAGAAATACGATCGATTCATTCGAAATGGCTTATTTGATTTTCGTCCACTAATACGACATCCATACGAATACCGGTTACAGTAA